The following are encoded together in the Streptomyces tsukubensis genome:
- a CDS encoding ATP-binding protein, which produces MAPPPAPAPTSSARAAGTLWPATLIVAVVGFAGAVVLVARTRVGPALLLGVLAVLVLVALETLRRGHRAALAEADRRAEEVHELEELAARRDTEWRMYTGGQADLVRQELEHILKERLPVAVRGGDIPEARAQSRELAAPLGELFDRLLNEVAEEMEYREESQRLVLVELASRVQTSAHRIQAAATALAHRCPGDADLLDATMQVDHAATQQARHAQSLKVLCGEWPGQQWQKPLSLVDVARAASGRIVAYRRVEVTGEPDIGVVAPLVEPLIHLIAELLANATEYSPPRTTVPVTVRTVQRGAVVEVDDGGLGLDEYRLSGAREIVSGRRLMSVSDVGEIPQTGFAVVGRFAERHGFQVDLLPSPYGGVRAVVLVPVEALEALDPVGARPRRSGAIPRPAGPPEELDAPASRGGAIGPPRQDAPGEEYQGGQAPVSGRTPTSAQPKDGAATWSTDPQQPWSAGPQQSWAPDPSDPWGPARPDPWQPERAQPWSPADPGATPSPVGDGGYAAGAAASRQTYSSEPWLTDSATSHGTDVSQPWTEVSADRGADPRDPESTEQDHADGRGAHARRLPQRHSRRGERLPGYAEPPVEAVPSATPDEAGDWMGQFFEGGRSFPSSDLLPYEGHGPSTTPPDPSQGHT; this is translated from the coding sequence ATGGCTCCTCCCCCCGCGCCTGCCCCCACCTCCTCCGCCCGTGCGGCGGGAACCCTGTGGCCGGCGACCCTGATAGTCGCGGTGGTCGGCTTCGCCGGGGCCGTGGTGCTCGTCGCCCGTACCCGCGTCGGTCCAGCCCTGCTGCTCGGCGTGCTCGCCGTACTGGTCCTCGTGGCCCTGGAGACCCTGCGCAGAGGGCACAGGGCGGCGCTCGCCGAGGCGGACCGCCGCGCCGAAGAGGTCCATGAGCTGGAGGAGTTGGCGGCGCGCAGGGACACGGAATGGCGTATGTACACCGGCGGGCAGGCCGATCTGGTCCGCCAGGAGCTGGAGCACATCCTCAAGGAACGGCTGCCTGTCGCGGTACGCGGCGGTGACATCCCCGAGGCCCGCGCGCAGAGCCGTGAGCTGGCGGCGCCACTGGGAGAACTCTTCGACCGGCTGCTGAACGAGGTGGCCGAGGAGATGGAGTACCGGGAGGAGTCCCAGCGACTCGTCCTCGTGGAGCTCGCCAGCCGGGTACAGACCTCCGCCCACCGCATCCAGGCGGCGGCGACCGCCCTCGCCCACCGCTGTCCGGGGGACGCGGACCTGCTCGATGCGACCATGCAGGTGGACCACGCGGCGACCCAGCAGGCCCGGCATGCCCAGAGCCTCAAGGTGCTGTGCGGCGAGTGGCCCGGCCAGCAGTGGCAGAAACCCCTCTCCCTGGTCGACGTGGCGCGGGCCGCTTCAGGCAGGATCGTGGCGTACCGCAGGGTCGAGGTGACGGGTGAGCCCGACATCGGCGTCGTGGCGCCGCTCGTCGAGCCGCTGATCCACCTCATCGCCGAGCTGCTGGCCAACGCCACCGAGTACTCGCCACCGCGAACGACGGTCCCCGTCACGGTCCGTACCGTGCAGCGCGGCGCCGTCGTCGAGGTCGACGACGGCGGCCTCGGGCTCGACGAGTACCGCCTCTCCGGCGCCCGCGAGATCGTCTCGGGACGGCGGCTGATGAGCGTCAGCGATGTCGGGGAGATCCCACAGACCGGTTTCGCCGTGGTGGGCCGCTTCGCCGAGCGGCACGGCTTCCAGGTCGACCTCCTGCCCTCGCCCTACGGCGGCGTACGCGCCGTGGTGCTGGTGCCCGTGGAGGCGCTCGAAGCACTGGACCCGGTCGGCGCGCGCCCGCGCAGGAGTGGCGCGATCCCGCGCCCCGCGGGGCCACCGGAAGAGCTGGACGCCCCGGCGTCGAGAGGCGGCGCGATCGGGCCGCCCCGGCAGGACGCGCCCGGCGAGGAGTATCAGGGAGGCCAGGCCCCCGTATCCGGCCGGACTCCCACCTCGGCGCAGCCGAAGGACGGGGCGGCCACCTGGTCCACGGACCCGCAGCAGCCCTGGTCGGCAGGGCCGCAGCAGTCCTGGGCACCCGACCCGTCCGACCCGTGGGGCCCCGCGCGCCCCGACCCGTGGCAGCCGGAGCGAGCCCAGCCGTGGTCACCGGCCGACCCCGGAGCCACCCCGTCCCCGGTCGGCGACGGGGGATACGCGGCGGGCGCGGCCGCATCGCGGCAGACGTACAGCTCCGAGCCCTGGCTCACGGACTCGGCCACTTCCCACGGGACCGATGTGTCGCAGCCGTGGACGGAGGTCTCAGCCGACCGCGGCGCCGACCCGCGGGACCCGGAGAGCACGGAGCAGGACCACGCGGACGGACGTGGCGCTCACGCCCGCCGGCTGCCGCAACGCCACTCGCGGCGGGGCGAGCGGCTGCCCGGCTACGCGGAGCCACCCGTCGAGGCGGTGCCTTCCGCCACCCCGGACGAGGCCGGTGACTGGATGGGGCAGTTCTTCGAGGGCGGCCGGTCCTTCCCCTCGTCCGACCTGCTTCCGTACGAAGGACACGGCCCGTCCACCACTCCCCCAGACCCCTCTCAAGGACACACGTGA
- a CDS encoding ArsR/SmtB family transcription factor, which produces MVAGDDLAGAGISRTRAGGGPQFAAAARVFALLSDPTRLRLMWVLARGEADVSTLTAASGAARPAVSQHLAKLRAAGLVQARKDGRRALYTLRDGRTGPFLNEALRHASRVPGPRHRD; this is translated from the coding sequence ATGGTGGCGGGCGACGACCTTGCAGGGGCGGGCATTTCGCGGACACGGGCCGGGGGCGGGCCGCAGTTCGCCGCGGCGGCACGGGTGTTCGCGCTGCTCTCCGACCCCACCAGGCTGCGGCTGATGTGGGTCCTCGCCCGCGGCGAGGCAGACGTCAGCACCCTCACCGCCGCGAGCGGCGCGGCCCGGCCCGCCGTGAGCCAGCATCTGGCGAAGCTGCGGGCCGCGGGCCTGGTGCAGGCGCGCAAGGACGGCAGGCGCGCCCTCTACACGCTGCGTGACGGCCGCACCGGCCCCTTCCTCAACGAGGCCCTGCGCCATGCCTCCCGGGTCCCCGGGCCACGGCACCGCGACTGA
- a CDS encoding DUF742 domain-containing protein — protein MRGSTDHPDSALRSYVITRGRTRPTRNTMGLDTLLVATEPAPPLPPSATREQHALLRMCSRLLSLVESAAHLELPVSLVKVLVSDLVDSGHLTARSGVPRAVRPDSQLLQEVLDGLRRLH, from the coding sequence ATGAGAGGCTCCACGGACCATCCGGACAGCGCCCTGCGCTCGTACGTGATCACCAGGGGCAGAACCCGGCCGACGCGGAACACCATGGGTCTCGACACTCTTCTGGTGGCCACGGAACCGGCGCCGCCCCTCCCGCCCTCCGCCACCCGCGAGCAGCACGCCCTGCTGCGCATGTGTTCGCGGCTGCTCTCGCTCGTGGAGAGCGCCGCCCACCTCGAACTGCCGGTGAGCCTGGTGAAAGTACTGGTGTCCGACCTGGTCGACTCAGGACATCTGACCGCGCGCAGCGGTGTCCCCCGGGCCGTGCGGCCCGATTCACAACTGCTCCAGGAGGTACTGGATGGTCTTCGCAGGCTCCACTGA
- a CDS encoding SDR family NAD(P)-dependent oxidoreductase, translated as MRIDLAGRTALVTGSTQGIGAAIAAGLAASGARVAVNGRDGRRTEEAVERLRASDPDADLVAVAGDLSSDEGAARVLDALPDVDILVNNLGVFGARPAMEISDEEWRRYFEVNVLTAVRMIRAYLPGMTARGWGRVQNIASDSAVVIPAEMIHYGMSKTALLSVSRGFAKEAAGTGVTVNSVIAGPTHTGGVEDFVYELVDKGLPWDEAQRAFMREHRPQSLIQRLIEPEEIANMVVYLSSDQASATTGGALRVDGGYVDAILP; from the coding sequence ATGCGGATCGACCTCGCGGGCAGGACCGCCCTGGTCACCGGGTCCACGCAGGGTATCGGCGCGGCCATCGCGGCGGGGCTCGCCGCGTCCGGGGCACGGGTCGCGGTGAACGGCCGGGACGGGAGGAGGACAGAGGAGGCAGTGGAACGTCTGCGGGCCTCCGACCCCGACGCCGATCTGGTGGCCGTGGCCGGTGACCTGTCGTCCGACGAGGGGGCGGCGCGGGTCCTCGACGCGTTGCCGGACGTGGACATCCTCGTCAACAACCTGGGGGTCTTCGGGGCGCGTCCCGCCATGGAGATCAGCGACGAGGAGTGGCGGCGCTACTTCGAGGTGAACGTACTCACCGCCGTCCGGATGATCCGCGCGTACCTGCCGGGGATGACAGCCCGCGGCTGGGGCCGGGTGCAGAACATCGCCAGCGACTCGGCCGTGGTGATCCCCGCCGAGATGATCCACTACGGCATGTCGAAGACGGCACTGCTCTCCGTGAGCCGAGGTTTCGCCAAGGAGGCCGCGGGCACCGGCGTCACCGTCAACTCGGTGATCGCCGGCCCCACCCACACAGGGGGCGTCGAGGATTTCGTCTACGAACTGGTCGACAAGGGGCTGCCCTGGGACGAGGCGCAGCGTGCCTTCATGCGCGAGCACCGTCCGCAGTCGCTGATCCAACGACTGATCGAACCGGAGGAGATCGCCAACATGGTGGTGTACCTCAGCTCCGACCAGGCCTCGGCCACCACGGGCGGCGCGCTGCGCGTGGACGGTGGATACGTCGACGCGATCCTGCCCTAG
- a CDS encoding GNAT family N-acetyltransferase: MATDRAGPSAITIQPLETSRIAAVLDLGNHVYDTTVKPYTGWSLTAIAAHLDSGSPVCLTALAGERLAGFVLGSMSFEQRGDWGHMEWIAVDPIHQGQGVAGRLVEACCEKLAEAGASSVVTDVAAENTASAKLMGRHGFTEGKAVSFYVREVEHPQG, from the coding sequence ATGGCCACAGACCGGGCAGGCCCTTCCGCCATCACGATCCAGCCACTGGAGACGTCCAGGATCGCCGCGGTCCTCGACCTCGGTAACCACGTCTACGACACGACGGTGAAGCCGTACACGGGCTGGTCCCTCACGGCGATCGCCGCGCACCTCGACAGTGGCTCACCCGTCTGCCTGACGGCACTCGCCGGTGAGCGGCTGGCCGGCTTCGTCCTCGGCTCGATGTCGTTCGAGCAGCGCGGCGACTGGGGACACATGGAATGGATCGCCGTGGACCCGATCCACCAGGGGCAGGGTGTCGCGGGACGTCTCGTGGAGGCGTGCTGCGAGAAGCTGGCCGAGGCCGGTGCCTCAAGCGTCGTGACCGATGTGGCGGCCGAGAACACCGCTTCCGCGAAGCTGATGGGCCGGCACGGCTTCACCGAGGGGAAGGCCGTCAGTTTCTACGTGCGCGAGGTGGAGCACCCGCAGGGGTGA
- a CDS encoding Na(+)/H(+) antiporter subunit C: MTVSFALLVTAAVLVAVGGVLILTRSLSRILLGTVILGNGVNLLILASTGAAGEAPLLYPDVDRQRVTDPLPQAIALTAIVITLATTAFLLAMAYRSHQVNGTDEVADDTEDRLIALRAEVLDRRTELRSQYREDRAERGRSPEERARYRRERRQLRARLRADRAYQARARDASGDMWNDVLGADPDDYRGESG; encoded by the coding sequence GTGACCGTCAGTTTCGCCCTGCTCGTCACGGCGGCCGTACTGGTCGCGGTCGGCGGTGTCCTGATCCTCACCCGCTCGCTGAGCCGGATCCTGCTCGGCACGGTGATCCTGGGCAACGGCGTCAATCTGCTGATCCTCGCGTCGACCGGGGCGGCCGGTGAGGCACCGTTGCTCTATCCCGATGTCGACAGGCAGCGCGTCACCGACCCCCTGCCGCAGGCCATCGCGCTGACCGCCATCGTCATCACCCTCGCCACCACCGCCTTCCTACTGGCCATGGCCTACCGCAGCCACCAGGTCAACGGCACCGACGAGGTCGCGGACGACACCGAGGACCGGCTGATCGCCCTGCGCGCCGAGGTCCTCGACCGCAGGACCGAACTGCGGTCCCAGTACCGGGAGGACCGCGCGGAGCGTGGCAGGTCCCCCGAGGAACGCGCCCGCTATCGGCGCGAGCGCAGACAACTCCGCGCCAGACTCCGCGCCGACCGTGCCTACCAGGCCAGGGCACGTGACGCGTCGGGTGACATGTGGAACGACGTCCTGGGGGCAGACCCCGACGACTACCGAGGGGAATCCGGATGA
- a CDS encoding monovalent cation/H+ antiporter complex subunit F, with protein sequence MSTLETVDRALITTAVVVILIAGALLLVRIWRGPSMLDRAVALDVGAALMIAGIGAKSAYDVDPYYLPVMLVLAFLGFTGSVGIARFIAVRDRPVLKRDGTEDHR encoded by the coding sequence ATGAGCACACTGGAGACGGTCGACAGGGCACTGATCACCACCGCCGTGGTGGTGATCCTCATCGCGGGGGCGCTGCTCCTCGTCAGGATCTGGCGGGGGCCATCGATGCTCGACCGCGCCGTCGCCCTGGATGTCGGCGCGGCGCTCATGATCGCCGGGATCGGTGCCAAGTCGGCCTACGACGTCGACCCCTACTACCTCCCGGTCATGCTGGTCCTTGCCTTCCTCGGCTTCACCGGATCCGTGGGGATCGCGCGCTTCATCGCCGTCCGCGACCGGCCGGTCCTCAAGCGCGACGGCACGGAGGACCACCGGTGA
- a CDS encoding roadblock/LC7 domain-containing protein, producing MSYVDDPDRRAWMIAEVSAVPGVRHVIVFSSDGLLLAKSEGLDRDTADRLSANCSGLQSLGRALGREFGDEHGAVHQQMAEFNGGFLFMRSACGAHLAAVTGPVVDPKQVARQMQAQVLKIGATHLSSPPRQGLSR from the coding sequence ATGAGTTATGTGGACGACCCGGACCGACGGGCCTGGATGATCGCGGAAGTCTCCGCGGTGCCCGGCGTACGGCATGTCATCGTCTTCAGTTCCGACGGGCTGCTGCTGGCCAAGTCGGAGGGGCTCGACAGGGACACGGCGGACCGGCTGTCCGCCAACTGTTCCGGGCTCCAGTCCCTCGGCCGCGCCTTGGGCAGGGAATTCGGTGACGAGCACGGTGCGGTGCATCAGCAGATGGCCGAGTTCAACGGCGGTTTCCTCTTCATGCGCAGCGCGTGCGGGGCGCATCTCGCGGCCGTGACGGGCCCCGTGGTGGATCCCAAACAGGTTGCCAGGCAGATGCAGGCGCAGGTCCTCAAGATCGGGGCGACCCATCTGAGCAGCCCGCCCCGGCAGGGACTGTCGCGATGA
- a CDS encoding Na+/H+ antiporter subunit A: MTLLIACHFVLAMIASPLVGRVGTRAFLVLALPPAAAAVWAALQWTGAADGEVAGSSWMWLPHYGVTFALRLDSLSELMVLLAAGIGALVLLYCVRYFRDDSPQLGRFAGTLLAFTGAMLGLVLADDLILLYIFWELTTVFSFLLIGHGSGLKQNRRSALQALTVTTLGGLSMLVGFLILGQASGTYRLSGIVAHPPEPSTAVSTAVVLVLCGALSKSAIWPFSLWLPNAMAAPTPVSAYLHAAAMVKAGIYLIARLAPAFADAPPWRPMLLVLGSATMLLGGWRALRLGDLKLVLAYGTVSQLGFLTVLAGAGHRDTALAAAVMILAHALFKAPLFLVTGIIDHATGTRDLRRLSGLRRAMPQVCAVAVVAGLSMAALPPMIGFAAKEAAFEALLHGDTADHWALAAIVVGSALTTAYTLRYLWGAFARKPGLADTPAHRVGPLFLGPPAVLAACSLVLGPGVSWTDHLFADYAAAFPAVDHPYHLSIWHGVGVALILSAAAWAAGALLFVVRDRVTVVSKRVAWPTADRVFGRILLGLERTALQITGFVQRGSLSIYLATTMLVVLAGQIAVVAVDRPWHGVPAPRLWDTPVQGGVALLTSAAALLCLGVRRRMKAVVLSGLTGYGAALLFVVQGAPDLALTQFCVETVSMIVFVLVLRRMPVLFEENFTRWRRAVRVPVALAGAAAVAVVVWIMAGARTAAPAGAAMVEETAHHGLKDVVATILVDLRAWDTMGESAVLATAAIGVTSLIYLHRRTDGDEPHARELAADEAPTAWVLPGRDLAGLPQGDEGAPGRTWLAAGSTLAPEHRSVVFEVVARLVYHPILVLSVYLLFCAENTPGGGFVGGLVAGVAFIIRYLAGGRFELAEAAPFGPGLLTGAGLFVSTGVALGGLADGTVLHGWTYYGHWPPFGEIHLSTSVLFDCGVYLLVLGVVLDIVRALGSKIDRQVERKAGRPAPHHEGGGA; the protein is encoded by the coding sequence ATGACCCTCCTCATCGCCTGCCACTTCGTGCTGGCCATGATCGCCTCCCCGCTGGTCGGAAGGGTCGGTACCCGCGCCTTCCTGGTGCTGGCCCTTCCGCCGGCCGCCGCGGCCGTCTGGGCGGCGCTCCAGTGGACCGGCGCCGCGGACGGCGAAGTCGCCGGTTCGTCGTGGATGTGGCTGCCGCATTACGGGGTCACCTTCGCCCTGCGGCTTGACTCCCTCTCCGAGCTGATGGTGCTGCTCGCCGCGGGGATCGGCGCGCTCGTCCTGCTCTACTGCGTCCGGTACTTCCGTGACGACTCCCCGCAGCTCGGCAGGTTCGCCGGCACACTGCTCGCCTTCACCGGAGCGATGCTCGGGCTGGTGCTCGCGGACGATCTGATCCTTCTCTACATCTTCTGGGAACTCACCACCGTCTTCTCCTTCCTGCTCATCGGCCACGGAAGCGGGCTCAAGCAGAACCGGCGTTCCGCGCTCCAGGCGCTCACCGTCACCACCCTCGGCGGTCTCTCGATGCTCGTCGGGTTCCTGATCCTCGGACAGGCCTCGGGCACCTACCGCCTGTCCGGGATCGTGGCCCACCCGCCGGAACCGTCGACCGCCGTGTCGACCGCCGTCGTCCTCGTACTGTGCGGGGCGCTTTCCAAGTCGGCGATCTGGCCCTTCAGCCTCTGGCTGCCCAACGCCATGGCCGCGCCCACCCCGGTCAGCGCCTATCTGCACGCCGCCGCGATGGTGAAGGCCGGCATCTACCTGATCGCACGACTCGCCCCCGCCTTCGCCGACGCCCCGCCCTGGCGGCCGATGCTGCTCGTCCTCGGCTCGGCCACCATGCTGCTCGGCGGCTGGCGCGCCCTGCGCCTCGGCGACCTCAAACTCGTACTGGCGTACGGGACCGTCAGCCAGCTCGGATTCCTCACCGTGCTCGCCGGGGCGGGCCACAGGGACACGGCCCTCGCCGCCGCCGTGATGATCCTCGCCCACGCGCTCTTCAAAGCCCCCCTGTTCCTCGTCACCGGGATCATCGACCACGCGACGGGCACCAGGGACCTGCGCAGACTCTCCGGGCTCAGGCGGGCCATGCCCCAGGTGTGCGCCGTCGCCGTGGTGGCGGGCCTCTCCATGGCCGCGCTGCCACCGATGATCGGCTTCGCCGCCAAGGAGGCGGCGTTCGAGGCGCTGCTGCACGGCGACACCGCCGACCACTGGGCCCTCGCCGCGATCGTCGTCGGCTCCGCGCTGACCACCGCCTACACCCTGCGGTACCTGTGGGGGGCCTTCGCCCGCAAACCAGGGCTCGCCGACACCCCCGCCCACCGGGTCGGACCGCTCTTCCTCGGCCCGCCCGCGGTCCTCGCGGCGTGCTCCCTCGTCCTCGGCCCCGGAGTGAGCTGGACCGACCACCTCTTCGCCGACTACGCGGCGGCCTTCCCCGCCGTGGACCACCCCTACCACCTCTCGATCTGGCACGGCGTGGGTGTCGCGCTGATCCTCTCCGCCGCGGCCTGGGCGGCGGGCGCCCTGCTCTTCGTCGTCCGCGACCGGGTGACCGTGGTGTCCAAGCGCGTCGCCTGGCCCACCGCCGACCGCGTCTTCGGCCGGATCCTGCTCGGCCTCGAACGCACAGCGCTCCAGATCACCGGCTTCGTACAGCGCGGCTCACTCTCGATCTACCTCGCCACCACCATGCTCGTCGTCCTCGCGGGGCAGATCGCCGTGGTGGCCGTCGACCGGCCTTGGCACGGGGTGCCCGCACCACGGCTCTGGGACACCCCGGTCCAGGGCGGGGTCGCCCTCCTCACCAGCGCCGCCGCGCTGCTCTGCCTCGGGGTGCGCAGGAGGATGAAGGCCGTCGTGCTCTCGGGGCTCACGGGTTACGGCGCGGCGCTCCTCTTCGTCGTCCAGGGCGCCCCGGACCTCGCACTCACCCAGTTCTGCGTGGAGACGGTCTCGATGATCGTCTTCGTACTCGTGCTGCGCAGGATGCCCGTGCTCTTCGAGGAGAACTTCACCCGGTGGCGCCGGGCCGTCCGGGTCCCCGTCGCCCTCGCGGGCGCCGCCGCGGTGGCCGTCGTCGTCTGGATCATGGCGGGCGCGCGGACAGCGGCACCGGCTGGCGCGGCCATGGTCGAGGAGACCGCCCACCACGGACTCAAGGACGTGGTCGCCACCATCCTGGTGGACCTGCGCGCCTGGGACACGATGGGCGAGTCCGCCGTCCTCGCCACCGCGGCGATCGGCGTGACGAGCCTGATCTATCTGCACCGGCGCACCGACGGCGACGAGCCCCACGCGCGGGAACTCGCCGCCGACGAGGCCCCCACCGCCTGGGTCCTGCCCGGCCGCGACCTCGCGGGGCTGCCCCAGGGAGACGAGGGCGCTCCAGGGCGCACCTGGCTCGCCGCGGGTTCCACTCTCGCGCCCGAACACCGTTCCGTCGTCTTCGAGGTGGTGGCCAGGCTGGTCTACCACCCGATCCTGGTGCTCTCCGTCTACCTGCTGTTCTGCGCCGAGAACACACCAGGAGGCGGATTCGTCGGAGGGCTCGTCGCCGGTGTGGCCTTCATCATCCGCTACCTGGCGGGCGGCCGGTTCGAACTGGCGGAAGCGGCCCCCTTCGGTCCGGGGCTCCTGACCGGCGCGGGGCTGTTCGTCTCCACGGGGGTGGCGCTCGGGGGCCTCGCCGACGGCACGGTCCTGCACGGCTGGACCTACTACGGCCACTGGCCGCCGTTCGGCGAGATCCACCTCAGCACCTCGGTGCTCTTCGACTGCGGTGTCTATCTGCTGGTGCTCGGCGTCGTCCTGGACATCGTGCGCGCCCTGGGTTCCAAGATCGACCGGCAGGTCGAACGCAAGGCGGGGCGGCCCGCCCCGCACCACGAGGGGGGCGGCGCGTGA
- a CDS encoding Na+/H+ antiporter subunit D — protein sequence MNALVPLPVLLPLCVTGLKLAIGTRLMRFQRLFSVAVLAAVLVLSVILMIAADRQGPLSVHLGDFPPPLGITLVADRLAGLMLTVSSAVTLCVLVYSLGQGMADRDEETPLGVFHPAYLILVSGVSCTFLAGDLVNLYVGFEIMLVASFVLLTLGGTGPRVRAGSTYVIVSLFSSVLFLIAIAMTYAATGTANFAQLSQRLAEVPIGVRTLLEAMLLTVFGIKAAVFPLAAWLPDSYPTAPAPVTAVFAGLLTKVGVYCMLRTETLLFPGHRLGDLLMLAALLSMVIGILGAVSQTDLKRLLSFTLISHIGYMIFGVGLASRAGLGGAIVYVAHHITVQTTLFLVAGLIERRGGTTELTRLGGLAKGAPLLAVLFFVPAMNLAGIPPLSGFIGKLGLMRAGVQNGGEWAWLLVAGSAATSLLTLYVMAKVWNLAFWRDAPPGQKGEGSLLESDEDDPDDDETTRPVPAGRVVAATLSGRAVTTTSRLPRTMTAATGAAVALGLVYTVLGGPLTSYADRAAAELLTRGPYIEAVLAP from the coding sequence ATGAACGCGCTCGTACCGCTCCCCGTGCTGCTGCCGCTCTGCGTCACCGGCCTCAAACTCGCCATCGGCACCCGTCTGATGCGCTTTCAGCGGCTGTTCAGCGTCGCCGTGCTCGCCGCCGTCCTGGTGCTCTCGGTGATCCTCATGATCGCCGCGGACCGTCAGGGGCCGCTCAGTGTGCACCTCGGGGACTTCCCCCCGCCGCTCGGCATCACCCTGGTCGCCGACCGGCTCGCCGGACTCATGCTCACCGTCTCCTCCGCGGTGACTCTCTGCGTCCTCGTCTACTCCCTGGGACAGGGCATGGCAGACCGGGACGAGGAGACCCCGCTCGGCGTCTTCCACCCCGCCTATCTGATCCTGGTGTCGGGGGTCTCCTGCACCTTCCTCGCCGGTGACCTCGTCAACCTCTACGTCGGCTTCGAGATCATGCTGGTCGCGAGCTTCGTGCTCCTCACCCTCGGCGGCACGGGGCCGCGGGTCCGCGCCGGCTCCACGTACGTCATCGTCTCGCTCTTCTCCTCCGTGCTGTTCCTGATCGCGATCGCCATGACCTACGCGGCGACCGGCACCGCCAATTTCGCGCAGCTCTCCCAACGGCTCGCCGAGGTGCCCATCGGGGTGCGGACCCTCCTGGAGGCGATGCTGCTGACCGTCTTCGGCATCAAGGCCGCCGTCTTCCCCCTCGCGGCCTGGCTGCCCGACTCCTACCCGACGGCGCCCGCACCCGTGACCGCTGTCTTCGCGGGACTGCTCACCAAGGTGGGCGTCTACTGCATGCTGCGCACCGAGACACTGCTCTTCCCCGGCCACCGCCTCGGCGACCTGCTGATGCTCGCCGCGCTGCTCTCCATGGTCATCGGGATCCTCGGTGCCGTGTCCCAGACCGACCTCAAACGCCTGCTCTCCTTCACCCTCATCAGCCACATCGGATACATGATCTTCGGCGTCGGCCTCGCCTCACGCGCCGGGCTCGGCGGGGCGATCGTCTATGTCGCCCACCACATCACCGTCCAGACGACCCTGTTCCTCGTCGCGGGACTCATCGAGCGCAGGGGAGGCACCACGGAACTGACCCGGCTCGGCGGACTCGCCAAGGGCGCCCCGCTCCTCGCCGTGCTGTTCTTCGTGCCCGCGATGAACCTCGCGGGTATCCCGCCGCTCTCCGGCTTCATCGGCAAACTCGGCCTGATGCGGGCCGGTGTCCAGAACGGTGGCGAGTGGGCGTGGCTCCTCGTCGCGGGGTCCGCGGCGACCAGCCTCCTCACGCTCTACGTGATGGCGAAGGTCTGGAACCTGGCCTTCTGGCGCGACGCCCCGCCCGGTCAGAAGGGCGAGGGCAGCCTCCTTGAGTCCGACGAGGACGATCCCGACGACGACGAGACGACCCGGCCGGTCCCGGCCGGCCGGGTCGTCGCCGCGACGCTGTCGGGCCGTGCCGTCACCACCACCAGCAGACTCCCGCGCACCATGACGGCGGCGACCGGCGCTGCCGTCGCGCTGGGCCTCGTCTACACCGTGCTCGGCGGACCGCTGACCTCGTACGCGGATCGCGCGGCAGCCGAACTCCTCACCCGCGGCCCCTACATCGAGGCGGTGCTGGCCCCGTGA
- the mnhG gene encoding monovalent cation/H(+) antiporter subunit G: MSAVATAADLLGSLLLLLGCGQCLLGVIGMLRLPDVLSRSHAATKPQTLGMLLVLVGVGLRLRDGIDIGTLALVVFFQMLTGPVASHLVARSAYRTGQIGQRDLIRDDLDAQLSDDDETADGPLAGG, from the coding sequence GTGAGCGCGGTCGCGACCGCCGCGGACCTGCTCGGCTCCCTTCTGCTGCTGCTCGGCTGTGGGCAGTGCCTGCTCGGGGTGATCGGGATGTTGCGGCTGCCCGACGTCCTCTCCCGCAGCCACGCGGCGACCAAGCCGCAGACCCTCGGGATGCTGCTGGTCCTCGTCGGGGTCGGGCTGCGGCTGCGTGACGGAATCGACATCGGCACCCTCGCCCTCGTCGTCTTCTTCCAGATGCTGACGGGCCCCGTCGCCTCGCACCTCGTCGCCAGGTCCGCGTACCGCACCGGCCAGATCGGACAGCGCGACCTGATCCGCGACGATCTGGACGCCCAGCTCAGCGACGACGACGAGACAGCGGACGGGCCCCTGGCCGGAGGCTGA